A part of Acropora palmata chromosome 6, jaAcrPala1.3, whole genome shotgun sequence genomic DNA contains:
- the LOC141884022 gene encoding minichromosome maintenance domain-containing protein 2-like — MDEKSILEVAFAWICECGAYEQLKKQCENYAADVSEKTVYRFVLEMDLMYLLEFNAELGNLVILEPLKAIQLIQQVCYMTIHTLSWIPSLLLPSQVLALVRFSSVSLRNECLNSKQFAWHRRPHLLKIVGIVSGMTAVTKYTQSARFYCPQSDCLGSSKHRYIRVHVAGKTEDVTVRKDFACQYCGCSLVEDVTCRNLSDKCIVQVLSPLAAGNKLWSSNNGKFFQSASIYVRDELIREIQIGKQFSFVIFPSCESSENVHCTTVFEANNIEKISVYSSPLPPNLPERIGKLYKERRNSSWSFVASLAYCFGACITPPGTFFHIKMFMLMCLLLLHCSESSVDNENVDHSKCLSLLVIYEDLLLVQRLLKYGASFAKRMIVHSPISELFASCSRDPFGTDSCMINAGCIPLATGGVCLIPNISVLRKDLKQNLQTVLENSSLTVKIPEKYWESQGQQVSLPFACSLWACAETAEKANQSQRFFDQVATGLVYTPKDCSALPQALTDQFSIVLTDSKYCLRQHPDTSEGFLAEDILRKATENTGDDQTSFFINDDEFKQFLLHVANYEAKLTRAAQDLIQGYYLASRRTKNSYTTRSGLTEFPVSALQTLSSLATAHAKLSLHDEVYEEDAVAAIMLYEYSIKRKYGNGELSISSSFDSILFHLKQKIGKRRK; from the exons ATGGACGAGAAAAGTATACTTGAGGTGGCTTTTGCATGGATTTGCGAATGTGGGGCCTACGAACAGCTTAAAAAACAATGCGAAAACTACGCAGCAGATGTCTCG GAAAAAACTGTATACAGATTCGTACTGGAAATGGATTTGATGTACTTGCTTGAATTTAATG cTGAGCTAGGAAACCTTGTTATTCTTGAGCCTTTGAAAGCCATTCAATTGATTCAACAG GTCTGTTACATGACAATTCATACTTTGTCATGGATTCCGTCTTTGCTGCTGCCATCGCAAGTTTTGGCTCTTGTCAGGTTTTCATCGGTTTCACTTCGTAATGA GTGTTTGAATAGTAAACAGTTCGCATGGCACAGGCGACCACATCTTCTCAAAATTGTCGGCATCGTTAGTGGAATGACAGCTGTCACTAAGTATAC TCAAAGTGCTAGATTTTATTGTCCTCAATCGGATTGCTTGGGTTCTTCTAAACACCGCTACATCAGAGTTCATGTTGCTGGCAAAACGGAGGATGTCACCGTCAG GAAAGACTTCGCTTGTCAATATTGCGGATGCTCTCTAGTTGAAGATGTCACTTGCCGTAATTTGTCAG acaAGTGTATTGTGCAGGTTTTAAGTCCATTGGCAGCTGGAAACAAACTCTGGAGTAGCAATAACGGGAAGTTCTTTCAATCGGCATCAATCTATGTGCGAG ATGAACTCATCAGAGAAATTCAGATTGGaaagcaattttcatttgttattttccCATCTTGTGAATCATCTGAAAACGTTCACTGCACCACAGTCTTCGAG GCAAATAACATAGAGAAG ATAAGTGTTTATTCTTCACCTCTGCCACCCAACCTTCCAGAAAGAATAGGGAAGCTATATAAAG AAAGGAGGAATTCATCCTGGAGTTTTGTTGCTAGTCTGGCTTATTGCTTTGGAG cttgTATAACACCTCCTGGAACATTCTTTCATATCAAAATGTTCATGCTGATGTGCCTCTTGTTGCTTCATTGCTCTGAATCCTCCGTGGACAATGAGAATGTTGACCATTCCAAGTGTCTCAGTTTGCTTGTGATATATGAAGACCTTCTGTTGGTTCAACGGCTTTTGAAATATGGAGCTTCATTTGCCAAAAGAATGATCGTGCATTCTCCTATCAGTGAATTGTTTGCGTCATGTTCTCGCGATCCTTTTGGTACCGACTCATGCATGATCAATG CTGGATGCATTCCCTTGGCAACGGGCGGTGTTTGTTTGATTCCTAATATCTCTGTGTTGAGGAAGGATCTCAAGCAAAATCTTCAAACTG TTTTGGAGAACTCATCACTAACAGTGAAAATTCCAGAAAAGTACTGGGAATCTCAAGGTCAGCAAGTGTCTCTTCCATTTGCCTGTAGTCTGTGGGCATGCGCTGAAACGGCAGAGAAAGCTAATCAATCGCAGAGATTTTTTGATCAGGTTGCAACTGGTCTGGTATACACCCCTAAG GATTGTTCTGCGTTACCACAAGCCCTAACGGA CcagttttctattgttttaacTGACTCGAAGTACTGCTTAAGGCAACATCCAGACACGTCTGAAGGATTCTTGGCAGAGGACATCTTAAGAAAAGCGACGGAGAACACTGGTGACGATCAAACATCATTTTTCATTAACGACGACGAGTTCAAGCAG TTTCTTCTCCACGTTGCAAATTATGAAGCAAAACTGACAAGAGCTGCGCAAGATCTCATCCAAGGTTATTACTTGGCTAGTAGGCGGACAAAGAACTCATATACGACAAGGAGTGGCCTTACAGAATTCCCAGTGTCTGCACTACAAACTCT GTCAAGCCTTGCTACTGCTCATGCCAAGCTTTCTCTTCACGATGAG gtttaTGAAGAAGATGCCGTTGCAGCAATCATGCTGTATGAGTACTCCATCAAAAGGAAATACGGTAATGGTGAATTGTctatatcatcatcatttgaCTCAATTCTCTTTCATTTGAAGCAAA AAATcggaaaacgaagaaaataA
- the LOC141884659 gene encoding coiled-coil domain-containing protein 81-like isoform X2, protein MAEVMNGLVSEARKNRFSAIPKLEEEDIVSVWDNVSKFIEKQMALQKGVCVPGLGTFTYSQKKLDVGNNKYIQIQRPVFILSEKFAMTHQLDYTKHHTTGQIPVVQLNFAALSNETPFNRDTVESCVKEVLQALSRSVHAKRNVEFHFAAIGRLSIRESKVKMKFFKEFLRCMDGSGSLVHALSNRPGTADSVLSEPVSPRPHTSNTLILPRITPGESGSPKCSGKEGMPTITEHEEEEEIVENMTARENVVTCDAERSQEHFTEQQKAEGGSIPVVKPILQEQEEAIHEEAVPRSPSRISPASAPRTPLQTAKATGVIYSVPDNISTPPPSRPRSSFRASPPKGIRGSPVWKNGKSATQDVSKGEQSCVEPTVDTLRPQTSASRLSCSHGDKAGQELCYLCHQRAQKNIPIYFSEERRQRELEQDRLLQQYQQQKNSEAISKDQAKYLDNRRFNQRVAAFNLGVSEGIKTKLSTRPTEFCRSYLFQNRPLTPPRGIKQDEYSKELGGQVISKFNKLSKLKKEQDFLERLEQVQLAEDLALQREQYLREKRESSDAYRKALDSQVRCKPLPIPALEPDSKAPIFGVYDATNEKLVERKLRAQQLYQEQLEMVAQRKRDAILRDLRNQKEESDMLERTRRDIILDRALRHQERVDTRRALEESWAANAAHKRDIDQEERQLAQSPGMLIHEQCDKYHRCKQCGRRPQNCGESNVWSESRYIPGSRLIV, encoded by the exons ATGGCCGAAGTTATGAATGGATTGGTCTCAGAGGCAAGAAAAAATAGGTTTTCGGCGATACCGAAACTTGAAGAAGAAG ATATCGTAAGCGTATGGGACAATGTTTCGAAGTTCATCGAAAAGCAGATGGCACTTCAAAAG GGTGTGTGCGTTCCAGGGCTTGGAACCTTCACTTACTCGCAGAAAAAGCTGGACGTCGGAAACAATAAATACATTCAGATCCAGAGACCTGTTTTTATCCTGTCAGAGAAATTTGCGATGACTCACCAGCTCGACTATACCAAACATCACACAACGG GTCAAATACCAGTTGTACAGCTCAACTTTGCTGCCCTTTCAAATGAGACTCCATTCAACAGGGACACTGTAGAAAGTTGCGTGAAAGAAGTCCTTCAAGCTTTGAGTAGATCTGTGCATGCTAAAAGGAATGTggaatttcattttgctgCGATTGGAAGATTATCAATTAGAGAGTctaaagtgaaaatgaaatttttcaaagaatttctCAGATGTATGGATGGCTCTGGAAGTTTGGTTCATGCATTGTCCAAT CGACCTGGAACAGCAGACTCTGTGTTATCAGAGCCTGTGAGTCCTCGACCACACACAAGTAACACTCTAATCTTACCAAG gaTAACTCCCGGGGAGAGTGGAAGCCCAAAATGCTCAGGCAAAGAGGGAATGCCCACTATCACAGAGCatgaggaggaggaggagatTGTTGAAAATATGACAGCAAGAGAAAATGTCGTAACTTGTGATGCTGAAAGATCTCAAGAACACTTTACAGAACAACAAAAAGCAGAAGGTGGGTCCATACCTGTGGTAAAGCCAATACTTCAAGAGCAAGAGGAGGCAATTCATGAGGAAG CTGTCCCAAGGAGTCCATCTAGGATTTCACCTGCCAGCGCGCCTCGTACGCCACTTCAAACTGCCAAAGCTACAGGTGTGATTTACAGTGTTCCAGATAACATCTCTACACCACCACCATCTCGGCCAAGGAGTTCATTTAGGGCAAGTCCTCCCAAAGGAATCAGGGGATCTCCAGTTTGGAAGAATGGCAAAAGTGCCACCCAAGATGTAAGCAAGGGTGAGCAATCCTGTGTTGAACCAACTGTTGACACATTGCGACCTCAAACCTCTGCATCTAGACTAAG CTGCAGTCATGGTGACAAGGCAGGACAAGAGTTGTGTTATCTCTGCCATCAGCGTGCTCAGAAAAACATTCCCATCTATTTTTCTGAGGAACGTCGTCAGCGTGAATTGGAGCAAGATCGACTTCTACAGCAATACCAACAGCAAAAGAACTCTGAGGCAATTTCAAAGGATCAG gCCAAGTACTTAGACAACCGTCGTTTCAATCAGAGGGTTGCTGCATTTAATCTTGGTGTATCCGAGGGAATTAAG acaAAACTAAGCACAAGACCAACAGAGTTCTGT AGGTCCTACTTGTTCCAGAATAGGCCTCTTACGCCCCCTCGGGGTATTAAGCAGGACGAGTACTCGAAAGAGCTGGGAGGCCAG GTGATTTCAAAGTTTAACAAACTCTCAAAACTGAAGAAAGAACAGGACTTTCTTGAAAGGCTGGAGCAAGTTCAGCTGGCAGAGGA CCTGGCTTTGCAGCGGGAGCAGTACCTGAGAGAGAAGAGAGAGAGTAGTGATGCTTATCGAAAAGCTTTAGACTCACAG GTACGCTGTAAACCTCTGCCAATCCCCGCCCTTGAGCCAGACTCCAAAGCACCAATCTTCGGAGTTTATGACGCAACAAATGAGAAACTGGTTGAGCGGAAGTTGCGCGCACAGCAGTTGTACCAAGAGCAACTTGAAATGGTAGCACAGAGAAAGAGAGATGCTATACTCAGAGATTTACGCAATCAGAAGGAAGAGTCCGATATGTTGGAAAGGACACGTCGAGA TATTATTCTCGACCGCGCCCTCCGTCATCAGGAGCGGGTAGACACACGCCGCGCTCTTGAAGAATCCTGGGCTGCCAACGCTGCGCATAAAAGAGACATTGATCAAGAGGAACGGCAGCTAGCTCAGAGTCCAGGAATGCTAATTCATGAACAGTGCGATAAATACCATCGCTGTAAGCAGTGCGGCAGGCGCCCACAAAATTGTGGTGAATCCAACGTGTGGAGCGAATCTCGATACATCCCTGGTTCGAGGCTGattgtttga
- the LOC141884659 gene encoding coiled-coil domain-containing protein 81-like isoform X1 encodes MAEVMNGLVSEARKNRFSAIPKLEEEDIVSVWDNVSKFIEKQMALQKGVCVPGLGTFTYSQKKLDVGNNKYIQIQRPVFILSEKFAMTHQLDYTKHHTTGQIPVVQLNFAALSNETPFNRDTVESCVKEVLQALSRSVHAKRNVEFHFAAIGRLSIRESKVKMKFFKEFLRCMDGSGSLVHALSNRPGTADSVLSEPVSPRPHTSNTLILPRITPGESGSPKCSGKEGMPTITEHEEEEEIVENMTARENVVTCDAERSQEHFTEQQKAEGGSIPVVKPILQEQEEAIHEEAVPRSPSRISPASAPRTPLQTAKATGVIYSVPDNISTPPPSRPRSSFRASPPKGIRGSPVWKNGKSATQDVSKGEQSCVEPTVDTLRPQTSASRLSSCSHGDKAGQELCYLCHQRAQKNIPIYFSEERRQRELEQDRLLQQYQQQKNSEAISKDQAKYLDNRRFNQRVAAFNLGVSEGIKTKLSTRPTEFCRSYLFQNRPLTPPRGIKQDEYSKELGGQVISKFNKLSKLKKEQDFLERLEQVQLAEDLALQREQYLREKRESSDAYRKALDSQVRCKPLPIPALEPDSKAPIFGVYDATNEKLVERKLRAQQLYQEQLEMVAQRKRDAILRDLRNQKEESDMLERTRRDIILDRALRHQERVDTRRALEESWAANAAHKRDIDQEERQLAQSPGMLIHEQCDKYHRCKQCGRRPQNCGESNVWSESRYIPGSRLIV; translated from the exons ATGGCCGAAGTTATGAATGGATTGGTCTCAGAGGCAAGAAAAAATAGGTTTTCGGCGATACCGAAACTTGAAGAAGAAG ATATCGTAAGCGTATGGGACAATGTTTCGAAGTTCATCGAAAAGCAGATGGCACTTCAAAAG GGTGTGTGCGTTCCAGGGCTTGGAACCTTCACTTACTCGCAGAAAAAGCTGGACGTCGGAAACAATAAATACATTCAGATCCAGAGACCTGTTTTTATCCTGTCAGAGAAATTTGCGATGACTCACCAGCTCGACTATACCAAACATCACACAACGG GTCAAATACCAGTTGTACAGCTCAACTTTGCTGCCCTTTCAAATGAGACTCCATTCAACAGGGACACTGTAGAAAGTTGCGTGAAAGAAGTCCTTCAAGCTTTGAGTAGATCTGTGCATGCTAAAAGGAATGTggaatttcattttgctgCGATTGGAAGATTATCAATTAGAGAGTctaaagtgaaaatgaaatttttcaaagaatttctCAGATGTATGGATGGCTCTGGAAGTTTGGTTCATGCATTGTCCAAT CGACCTGGAACAGCAGACTCTGTGTTATCAGAGCCTGTGAGTCCTCGACCACACACAAGTAACACTCTAATCTTACCAAG gaTAACTCCCGGGGAGAGTGGAAGCCCAAAATGCTCAGGCAAAGAGGGAATGCCCACTATCACAGAGCatgaggaggaggaggagatTGTTGAAAATATGACAGCAAGAGAAAATGTCGTAACTTGTGATGCTGAAAGATCTCAAGAACACTTTACAGAACAACAAAAAGCAGAAGGTGGGTCCATACCTGTGGTAAAGCCAATACTTCAAGAGCAAGAGGAGGCAATTCATGAGGAAG CTGTCCCAAGGAGTCCATCTAGGATTTCACCTGCCAGCGCGCCTCGTACGCCACTTCAAACTGCCAAAGCTACAGGTGTGATTTACAGTGTTCCAGATAACATCTCTACACCACCACCATCTCGGCCAAGGAGTTCATTTAGGGCAAGTCCTCCCAAAGGAATCAGGGGATCTCCAGTTTGGAAGAATGGCAAAAGTGCCACCCAAGATGTAAGCAAGGGTGAGCAATCCTGTGTTGAACCAACTGTTGACACATTGCGACCTCAAACCTCTGCATCTAGACTAAG TAGCTGCAGTCATGGTGACAAGGCAGGACAAGAGTTGTGTTATCTCTGCCATCAGCGTGCTCAGAAAAACATTCCCATCTATTTTTCTGAGGAACGTCGTCAGCGTGAATTGGAGCAAGATCGACTTCTACAGCAATACCAACAGCAAAAGAACTCTGAGGCAATTTCAAAGGATCAG gCCAAGTACTTAGACAACCGTCGTTTCAATCAGAGGGTTGCTGCATTTAATCTTGGTGTATCCGAGGGAATTAAG acaAAACTAAGCACAAGACCAACAGAGTTCTGT AGGTCCTACTTGTTCCAGAATAGGCCTCTTACGCCCCCTCGGGGTATTAAGCAGGACGAGTACTCGAAAGAGCTGGGAGGCCAG GTGATTTCAAAGTTTAACAAACTCTCAAAACTGAAGAAAGAACAGGACTTTCTTGAAAGGCTGGAGCAAGTTCAGCTGGCAGAGGA CCTGGCTTTGCAGCGGGAGCAGTACCTGAGAGAGAAGAGAGAGAGTAGTGATGCTTATCGAAAAGCTTTAGACTCACAG GTACGCTGTAAACCTCTGCCAATCCCCGCCCTTGAGCCAGACTCCAAAGCACCAATCTTCGGAGTTTATGACGCAACAAATGAGAAACTGGTTGAGCGGAAGTTGCGCGCACAGCAGTTGTACCAAGAGCAACTTGAAATGGTAGCACAGAGAAAGAGAGATGCTATACTCAGAGATTTACGCAATCAGAAGGAAGAGTCCGATATGTTGGAAAGGACACGTCGAGA TATTATTCTCGACCGCGCCCTCCGTCATCAGGAGCGGGTAGACACACGCCGCGCTCTTGAAGAATCCTGGGCTGCCAACGCTGCGCATAAAAGAGACATTGATCAAGAGGAACGGCAGCTAGCTCAGAGTCCAGGAATGCTAATTCATGAACAGTGCGATAAATACCATCGCTGTAAGCAGTGCGGCAGGCGCCCACAAAATTGTGGTGAATCCAACGTGTGGAGCGAATCTCGATACATCCCTGGTTCGAGGCTGattgtttga
- the LOC141883243 gene encoding histidine N-acetyltransferase-like — MKEIIIRKAIASDFQAVLEMSQGIYDGHDYFPCVFHDWLKNPNRTIFIALCGDKPIGLRAIHVVDDGKTFISQGLRIHPKFRGLGLSPRLIEAIHGYIRCNYPSICRERFSTKSDNIERLAIQKKYGDTGLFERDILAYYAAKDTLNAQTLDEVAKSFAVTVKPCSRNFLHDYILNDPVANMFPGRTIIIDWEPFEALRSNIDCILERDDCVFSDRDSSDCSGAQLPKSFAHGRLSPRVKHIHWVASIYTEDPVLFQVHVVQQLKCAFHQIQGDFIFSTFHKQSHSKWGKKLLEEKVGLKSVEFFHNFGLMLFERKFTK; from the coding sequence ATGAAGGAAATAATCATTCGCAAAGCTATTGCTAGTGATTTTCAAGCTGTTTTGGAAATGTCTCAAGGAATATATGATGGGCACGATTACTTTCCTTGTGTTTTCCATGACTGGCTTAAGAACCCGAACCGCACAATTTTTATTGCCTTGTGTGGAGACAAGCCCATCGGTCTGAGGGCAATTCATGTTGTGGACGACGGTAAAACATTCATCAGTCAGGGCCTGCGTATTCATCCCAAATTTCGAGGACTAGGACTAAGCCCACGGTTGATTGAAGCTATTCACGGTTATATACGTTGCAATTATCCGAGTATCTGTCGAGAACGCTTCTCGACAAAGTCCGACAATATCGAGCGACTAGCTATTCAGAAGAAGTATGGTGACACTGGCTTGTTTGAGAGGGATATTTTAGCGTATTACGCTGCCAAAGATACTTTAAACGCACAGACATTGGATGAAGTTGCGAAGAGCTTTGCCGTGACGGTCAAACCCTGCTCAAGAAACTTCCTTCATGATTACATTCTAAATGATCCAGTTGCAAACATGTTTCCTGGTCGTACCATTATCATTGACTGGGAACCCTTCGAGGCCCTCCGATCCAACATCGATTGCATTCTTGAGCGAGACGACTGTGTATTCTCGGATCGAGATTCGTCCGACTGCTCCGGTGCTCAGTTACCGAAGTCATTCGCTCATGGCCGGCTTTCGCCTCGAGTAAAGCACATTCACTGGGTAGCGTCCATATATACTGAGGATCCCGTGCTGTTTCAAGTTCATGTTGTCCAGCAACTGAAGTGCGCTTTTCACCAAATACAAGGTGATTTTATCTTCTCTACTTTTCACAAGCAAAGCCACAGCAAGTGGGGAAAGAAGCTTCTCGAGGAAAAAGTCGGATTGAAGTCTGTGGAATTCTTCCACAACTTTGGGTTAATGTTGTTCGAAcgaaaatttacaaaataa